The proteins below are encoded in one region of Helianthus annuus cultivar XRQ/B chromosome 2, HanXRQr2.0-SUNRISE, whole genome shotgun sequence:
- the LOC110917849 gene encoding UDP-glycosyltransferase 89B2, protein MTNTNTGSKTHILVFPYPAQGHMLSLLDLTHQLATRNIFITILITPQNLPTLSALLSAHPTTITTLILPLPPHPAIPPGIENVKDLPGSAFKSFMVALGGLYDPVYKWCSNHSNPPVAIISDFFLGWTHRLACDLGIRRYTFSPSGALALSVIYSLWKYQRKRVNLEDENEVIKFTKIPNSPEYPWWQVSPVYRSYVEGDPDSEFIKEGFLGNIASWGLVINSFTEMERVYFDYLKEELGHDRVFAVGPLLPPGVKTSERGGPSSSNVLSWLDTCGDRMVVYVCFGSQLVLTNEQTEAVAVGLEKSGVKFVWSVKEPTVGHVAADYGRVPEGFEERVAGRGLVVRGWAPQVAILSHDSVGVFLTHCGWNSIMEAVAAEVLMLTWPMSADQFSNATLLQELKVGIKVCEGASTVPDSAELAELFRKSVSQETRLERERAKELRKAAQEAVGEKGSSVCELDRLVENLKH, encoded by the coding sequence ATGACGAACACCAACACTGGTTCCAAAACCCACATCCTCGTATTCCCCTACCCAGCACAAGGCCACATGCTATCACTACTCGATCTCACCCACCAACTAGCCACCAGAAACATCTTCATCACCATCCTCATCACCCCCCAAAACCTACCTACCCTCTCCGCCCTCCTTTCCGcccaccccaccaccatcaccaccctcaTCCTCCCTCTTCCGCCGCACCCCGCCATCCCCCCCGGCATCGAAAACGTCAAAGACTTACCCGGTTCCGCCTTCAAGTCCTTTATGGTTGCTTTAGGCGGTCTCTATGACCCTGTATATAAATGGTGTAGCAATCACTCTAACCCGCCAGTCGCAATTATATCCGACTTTTTCTTGGGGTGGACCCACCGTCTCGCTTGCGACCTGGGGATCCGCCGGTATACGTTTTCGCCTTCTGGTGCGTTGGCACTCTCGGTTATATATTCGCTCTGGAAGTACCAGCGGAAAAGGGTAAATTTGGAAGATGAAAATGAAGTGATTAAGTTTACGAAGATTCCGAACTCGCCGGAATATCCGTGGTGGCAGGTGTCTCCGGTTTACCGGAGCTACGTAGAAGGTGACCCGGACTCGGAGTTTATTAAAGAGGGGTTTTTGGGGAATATAGCAAGTTGGGGACTCGTTATCAACTCGTTTACCGAGATGGAACGGGtttattttgattatttaaaAGAGGAGTTAGGGCACGACCGCGTGTTTGCGGTCGGGCCCTTGCTTCCTCCTGGTGTTAAGACATCAGAGAGAGGTGGGCCCAGCTCGAGTAACGTGCTATCATGGCTCGACACGTGTGGGGATCGAATGGTGGTGTATGTTTGTTTTGGAAGTCAACTTGTTTTGACTAATGAACAAACGGAGGCGGTGGCGGTTGGGTTGGAAAAGAGTGGGGTCAAGTTTGTGTGGTCGGTGAAGGAACCGACcgttggacacgtggccgcagATTACGGGAGGGTTCCGGAAGGGTTTGAAGAGCGTGTGGCGGGGAGGGGTCTTGTGGTTAGAGGTTGGGCTCCACAAGTGGCGATACTGAGTCATGACTCGGTGGGGGTATTTTTGACTCATTGTGGGTGGAACTCGATCATGGAAGCGGTGGCTGCGGAGGTTCTAATGCTTACGTGGCCGATGAGCGCAGACCAGTTCTCGAATGCAACGCTGTTGCAGGAGTTGAAAGTGGGAATCAAAGTATGTGAGGGGGCGAGTACGGTTCCTGACTCCGCTGAGTTGGCCGAATTGTTTAGGAAGTCAGTGAGTCAGGAAACTCGGTTGGAGAGAGAACGagcaaaagagcttaggaaggcgGCACAAGAAGCAGTAGGTGAAAAGGGGAGTTCGGTATGTGAATTGGATAGATTAGTTGAGAATTTGAAGCATTAA